ACTCGGTCAGGGTCAGGAAGCGCAGCCGCGTGCGGGAGTCGGAGCCGCCGGCCATCTCGATCGTCAGCTCGGAGAGCCCGACCAGCCGGGCGATGAGCGGCTCGTTGATGTCGACGGACTGCAGCCGCTCGAACGGGATCCGCCGCGAGGACTTGAACAGCACGCCCTTCTCGACCCGGACCTCCTGGTCGTCGATCACGTAGCGCGTGAAGAGCCAGCTGACCCAGCCGGCCACGGCGCCGAGGACGAAGCCCGCCGGGAGGGACGCGAGCGTCCACCACTGGGGGTCGCTGAAGTCGAGGGCCTGCCACGACACGGCCACGGCCACGCCGGCGCCCCAGATCAGGCCCTGCAGCAGCGCGGTGAGCGGGTGGGTGCGGTGCGCCTCAGACGCCGGCGCCATGACCCTCACCGAGATCGGTCAGCCGGTCGCGCAGGCGGGTGGCCTCGTCGAGGGGGACGCCGGGGATCTCGGCGGCCGTGGACGTGGACGCGGTGTGCAACGTGACCGTGCTGAACCCGAGCGCGCGGGCGACGGGACCCGACTGCACGTCGACGAACTGCATGCGGCCGTAGGGGACCACCACGAGCCGGCGGAACATGATGCCGCCGCGCACGATGAAGTCGTCCTCGGCCTCGGCGTAGCCCCAGCTGCGACGGTTGCGCGGTGCCCACCACCAGATCCACGCGATGAGCGCCAACCCGGCGCCGGCGGGGAGCCACACGAGCCAGTCCCATCCGCCGAGGGCCCCGTCGAACGGAACCCACAGGCCCGCCGAGAGGAGCAGGAGCACGACGCCGCACGCCGTGCCGATGAGTCCGCGGGCCGTGGCGAGCTGGGGCGAGACGGCGGTCCACTCGCCTTCGGGGCTGGTGAACAGGTCCTGACGCATGCGATCCACCCTAGGGCTGCGCCACGCAGCGTGTACGGTCCCCTCTCGTGGGACACCTGATCAGCGCCGCGGCGGTCGTCGACGTCGGAGTCGACCTCGAGCCGGGCTGGGTCGAGGTCGCCGACGGCACGATCGTCGCGTCCGGCACGGGCGCTCCTCCGAGGCCCGCCGACGAGCACCACGACGGCATCCTCGCGCCGGGACTCGTCGACGCCCAGATCAACGGCGCCTACGGGGCTGACTTCGCCGTCGCGACCGACGACGAGTGGGACCGGATCGTCGACGGCCTCGCCGCGACCGGCGTCACCGCGATCGCGCCGACCTTCATCACCGCCCCTGTCGAGGACCTCGTCGAGCAGCTGCGGGACTTCCGGGGCCAGCGCACCCGGCTCGCCGGCCGTCCCGGTGCGACGCGCCTGCTCGGTGCCCACGTCGAGGGACCATTCATCTCGGCCGCCTGCAAGGGCGCGCACGACGAGGCGTTCCTCGTCGACCCGACGCCCGAGCGCGTCGACGCGCTGATCGAGGCCGGGGGAGCGGACCTGGGCTACGTGACGCTCGCCCCCGAGCGTGACGGCGCCCTCGAGGCGATCGAGCGGCTCGTCCGTGCCGGGGTCCGGGTGAGCATCGGCCACAGCGACGCCGACGATGCGACCGCGACTCGCGCCGTGGACGCCGGTGCGACACTCGTGACCCACCTCTACAACGCCCAGCGGGGGCTGGCGCACCGCGATGGTGGGGTGGTCGGCGTCGCGCTGACCGACGCGCGCCTGACCCCAGGCCTGATCGCCGACGGGCACCACGTCGACCCGATCGCCCTGCAGGTCGCGTTCGCCAGCGCCGCGGGCCGCATCATGCTCGTCACCGACGACCTGTCGACCTTCGGGATGCCGCCCGGCCGGTACGAGCTCGGGGGAGCCGCGGTCGTCATCGACGAGGACCAGCCGGCGCGCCGTGAGGACGGCACGATCGCCGGTGCCGCGGTGCGGCTCGACGCCTGCATCGCCCACGTCGTCCGGGCTGCCGGGGTCGACGTCGCCACCGCGATCCGGGCGGCCAGCACCGTTCCCGCCGTCGCCCTCGGCGCGCCCGAGCTCGGCACCCTCGCGCCCGGGACTCCCGCCGATCTGGTCGTGCTGGATGCCGCCGAGCTCCGGGTCTCGCACACGTGGATCGCCGGCCGCCGCTCCGGTTGACCGAGCGGCCGACCCGGTGGGACACTGGTAGACGCAGCCTTCGCGGCTGCCCTGCCCTCCACCTCTCCTGAACAAGGATGAACATGGCCAAAGCGCTGTACGGCTACGTCGGTGGCCCGTCCCCTGAGCACGCTCACGAGGCTGCGGTCCTGCGCCGCCGGATCGGCGACCTCGAGAACGAGGTGCTGCGACTGAAGGCCGAGAACGACGGCCTCCTCGCGCGCCTCGCCGAGACCGCGCACGACGGCGACCTCGCCGAGCTGCTCGAGTCCGCTGCTCGCTGATCCTGCGGCGTTTCCCCTGCGATGGCCGACATCGCAGGCACTAGGCTGACGTCGTGTATCTGAAGACCCTCACGCTGCGGGGATTCAAGTCCTTCGCGTCGTCCACGACGCTGGCCCTCGAACCCGGCATCACGGCAGTCGTCGGCCCCAACGGGTCCGGCAAGTCCAATGTCGTCGACGCCTTGTCGTGGGTGATGGGCGAGCAGGGCGCCAAGACGCTGCGCGGCGGCAAGATGGAGGACGTCATCTTCGCCGGCACCGCCGGCCGCGCACCCCTCGGCCGTGCCGAGGTCGTCCTGACGATCGACAACTCCGACGGCGCGCTGCCGATCGAGTACGCCGAGGTCACGATCAGCCGCACGATGTTCCGCAGCGGCGGCTCCGAGTACGCGATCAACGGGAACACGTGCCGCCTGCTCGACGTCCAGGAGCTGCTGAGCGACTCCGGCATCGGGCGCGAGATGCACGTCATCGTGGGCCAGGGCCAGCTCGACTCGGTGCTGCGCGCCACCCCCGAGGAGCGCCGCGGCTTCGTCGAGGAGGCCGCCGGCGTCCTGAAGCACCGCAAGCGCAAGGAGAAGGCGCTCCGCAAGCTCGACGCCACGCAGGACAACCTGACCCGCCTCAACGACGTGCTCACCGAGCTGCGCCGCCAGCTCAAGCCGCTGGGTCGCCAGGCCGAGGTCGCCCGCCGCGCGGCGGGCATCCAGGCCACGGTGCGCGACGCCCGCGCCCGCCTGCTCGCCGACGACATCGTCGCCGCGCGCACCACGATCGAGACCGAGCTGGCCGACGAGCACGCGCTGCGCGCCCGTCGCGAGGAGGTCGAGAAGGCTCTCGCCGACGCCCGTCGCATCGAGGCCGAGCTCGAGCAGGCCCTCGCCACCGACGCACCCCTGCTCGCCCGCGCCCAGGAGACGGTCTACGCCCTCGGCAGCCTGCGCGAGCGGTTCCACGGCACTGCCAACGTCGCCCGCGACCGGATCCGG
This genomic interval from Aeromicrobium choanae contains the following:
- a CDS encoding PH domain-containing protein, with translation MRQDLFTSPEGEWTAVSPQLATARGLIGTACGVVLLLLSAGLWVPFDGALGGWDWLVWLPAGAGLALIAWIWWWAPRNRRSWGYAEAEDDFIVRGGIMFRRLVVVPYGRMQFVDVQSGPVARALGFSTVTLHTASTSTAAEIPGVPLDEATRLRDRLTDLGEGHGAGV
- the nagA gene encoding N-acetylglucosamine-6-phosphate deacetylase, whose translation is MGHLISAAAVVDVGVDLEPGWVEVADGTIVASGTGAPPRPADEHHDGILAPGLVDAQINGAYGADFAVATDDEWDRIVDGLAATGVTAIAPTFITAPVEDLVEQLRDFRGQRTRLAGRPGATRLLGAHVEGPFISAACKGAHDEAFLVDPTPERVDALIEAGGADLGYVTLAPERDGALEAIERLVRAGVRVSIGHSDADDATATRAVDAGATLVTHLYNAQRGLAHRDGGVVGVALTDARLTPGLIADGHHVDPIALQVAFASAAGRIMLVTDDLSTFGMPPGRYELGGAAVVIDEDQPARREDGTIAGAAVRLDACIAHVVRAAGVDVATAIRAASTVPAVALGAPELGTLAPGTPADLVVLDAAELRVSHTWIAGRRSG